GAGCACATATGCTTATCTAAGGTGAGGCAAATAGTTCTCTTGCTTTACGAACTACCTTTAGACTTAGACTTACCCTCACAGCCCAATCTGGTGCAAGATTTTGCCTGGGGGTTATAAATAAGGGTGAATCAGGTACCTATTTCTGGTACCTATTTCTGGTACTCTGACCTGACATCACtagttcaaagaactaaaaaattaGGTTATTTCCAGGACTGAGCTAAGAAGGCCAGAGTCTGAAGTAGTAGCTGTTTTTGAAACAAATAGATCAGCTCCTGGCTTTGGGGTTAGTGattaaatcaacaaatatttccctttctgcatttccttcctttcattttctttggctgccctaaaattttttgtaagaaaaaaacctGTTAGGATCTTCTCTTTGCCTCACATTTTAGGTGTTATAAAGGAAATTGattatgcaggaggctgagatgagaggatcacttgagcctaaaaGTTTGattccagtctggacaacatagcaagacccatctcttaaaaaaaagaaagtgattagGAAACACtggctttttggttttttgtgtaATAATATAATGAAGGCAATTCTCCTATCAAAttgccagattttaaaaattccagtttTACTCTTAAATTTCTATAAAACCACaagatgttttaatatttcaataacTTCGAAGAAATACTTCAAAACTGAATTTTGAAAATCATTACTAAATAACTAAATCATATAtactttatgtaaataaaatatatatagtttgtgTGACAAAGTAAAATATAGAGTTGATGAAAAATACTACCTTTTATCTGGTGAATTTGTATCGTAATTGTTTAGATTAATATTGGTTAGTAAAGTTCTTTCCCCTCTAAGCTCCATTTCAAGCTTACATATGTCCTATTTAGTGAGACTGAGAAAGTTTTGAAATTCTACCCCCCACACATGTACTCATAATTacagttaattgcattcttgaGGATTACTTTGTGTGACAAACACAACTTAagtgaatattttgaaattttattaaagtaatgacaaagcaaaatttaacacagaagtatatatacataggtTGTATTAAAACTAAATGTTTTAACTCTCAAATAGAAAACATACACATCTATTACAGAAATCACAAAACTTATCTCCATAAGGAAACTTTAAACtccagaggcaaaaaaaaaaaaattatctccaatTTCCCCCATGAGAATcaaaattgcaattttttttaaaaaattgcaaattttaattttatactttaatgCCTTTAGTTTTAAGACAACAGTTAACGGAATCAATTTTAGATACAGGCATTTTTTAACCTTAATATTTAAAAGTCCGAAATTATATAGAATTAATCCAAATCATATAGCAAAGAATTCTGAAAACTGAATGCACAATTGGTCACATGATCTTTAATGACCTGCACACTGCCATCCTGCATATTGGTTTCTTTTATGCTGTCAAATCCAGGTATATTGTGAACTGTAGTTTTCTTCAGTAATGAAGATAGGTGATCTccatctgtttctttctcttcagtTATTACTGACTCGTTTAAGTTATCTTTTTCCTCATTTGAACAAgtagcacttttttcttttataaattcagATTGCATTTTTGACTCAGGTTGCTGAGATTTTCCAAGTATCATTTGAGAAACATCAAGAGACTCTTGTTGAAAGCATGTAACTGAACCAAAGCTATCTATTTGTAGTGCTTTAACTGCTATAGATGAATCAGAATCAGTTGTAGAGGTGTTACAATGTTCTATATATTCCTTTTCAGTTAGATGACTTTCTTCATTtactctttcctcctttccttgtAGCTGATCAGAGTTACTACACTCTTGCAACTGTGTCAAGAGAAACaacaaattaataattattttaaataatacaaaattaaattgtACTACCctctggaaataaaatttttaacagTTGTGAGGTAATAACCCTTACAGACCTGCAGGTATACTTCCAGGCTTCCCTGTCAAAATTCAtcctccaggctgggcacagtggctcatgcctgtaatcccagcactttgggatgccaaggcgggcagatcacttgaggtcaggagtttgagaccagcctggccaacatggcaaaaccccatctctactaaaaacacaaaaattagccgggtgtggtggtgcacacctgataATCCCctctacttgagaggctgaggcaggagaatcacttgaacccgggaggtggaggttgcactgggctgagactgtgccactgtactccagcctgggtgacagggtaagaccctgtcaaaaaaagaaagaaggaaaaaaaaagaaaaagacaggcaGCATTTGAaggatgactttctttttttttttttgagacggagtcttgctctgttgcccaggctggcacaatctcagctcactacaacctctgcctctgggttcagacatttctgcctcagcctcccaagtagaggggattacaggcatgcaccaccacgcccagctaatttttgtatttttagtagagacagggtttcaccatgttgcccagtctggtgtcgaactcctgacctcaaatgatccacaaagtgctgggattacaggtatgagccatcacgaCTAGTCTgctgccagtctttttttttttttttttttgagattgagtctggctctgtcacccaggctagagtgcggtggcgcaatcttggcttactgcaacttttgcctcccagattcaagcgattctcctgcttcagcctcccaagtagctgagattacaggtgcccgccatcatgcccggctaatttttatatttttagtacagacggggtttcactatgttggccaggctagtctcgaactcctgacctcaggtgatccgcccaccttggcctcccaaagtgctgggattacaggtatgagccactgcgcccagcctactgcCAGTCATTTTTTAACAATGTAAACCTGGCACTAATATCCTGATTATATCCTTTCACAACAATAATCCATACTTTTCAACATGGTCTACAAAACTATTTAACAGTTATAAGCACATTGTtgaatttcttgaattttcttgAATTCCTCTAATTTTTCAGAGCCACCCTTCTAATACGTATGTCTGTCAATTGTGGTAGTTACTAAATCATTTGCACCTTCAATACTGAAGACTATAAAAATGACCAAAATTAAGATTGAATTAGAAAGAAGGTACAAATTGTATAACATAGTTCCCATGGTTTGAGAGTCAAAAAAGATTGTATGTCCCTGGACTAGTACTCAAACTTCCTAAGTGTTAGTTTCTCTTTGTTCGTCATTGTAGGGTTATtttgggattaaatgagataatgtgaaaATGAATAGCAAAGTGTTTAGCACATAATAAATACACAGACAAAAGgcttttcttggctgggcgcagtggctcacgcctgtaatcctagcactttgggaggccgaggcgggtggatcatgaggtcaggagatcgagaccatcctggctaacacagtgacacccaatctctactaaaaatacaaaaaattagccaggcatggtggcacgctcctgtagtcccagctacttgggaggctgaggcaggagaatcacttgaccccaggaggcagaggttgcagtgagacgagatcgcgctactccacttcagcctgggtgacagagcgagactccatctcaaaaaaaaaaaaaaaaagaaagacttttctTCTCTTAACATCACTCTGCCCAACCATTatgtaaattttgtttaaagTTATGACATTAAGAAATCAATAATTTGTTAGGTTTTAACTCTGTGCTTCATTACTCCTCTATAGAGCCCACCAACTTCCTTACCTTTGCATTAATTTGAATCTTATTATCAGTAACTTGAAGAACTTCAATTAATGGTGGGGTTAAGGACATAGACTGTTTGAATGGAGAGCTCAGGACCTCTTCAAGAAACtcattaacattttcttcattgaCAAATAAcctttcctaaaataaaaagggaaaaaacattCTGCCTTATAAGTCATATTTGACAACAGTTGTATCTCAAAGCAGCTCACAAAAATTCTCACATTGTTCAGggttacactttttaaaatgtttattttaatattattcctATGAGCTGTCTTGGAAAAATTTAAGTTTGGTATTGTACAGGGCAATAAGAGTTGTACTAAGAACAAACATAAATGTATAGAAAAAGAACCTAAAAGAAAGAGGTCTTGGTCCTTTTTCTGTCTATTAAATCTGaccttttagtatttcttttctttctttttttgtttcttttgttttgtttttttgagacatagtctcactctgtcgcccaggctggagtgcagtggtgcaatctcggctgactgcaacctccgcctcccaggttcaagcaattctcctgccccagactaccgagtagctgggattacaggcgaccgccaccatgccgggctaatttttgtatttttggtagagatggggttttaccatgttggccaggctggtcttaaactcctgacctcaagctatccacctgccccagcctcccaaagtcctgggattacaggtgtgagcaaccatagCTGGCCTCTTTTAGTATTTCTTAAGAATAACATCATCTCTAGGGCTATAAATGGGATCCCAGATACAAAATATAATTCAGCTTTAAAACATTTCCTAATGAGGTGGCTAAGAAATATACATGAAAAGATCTATTCAAATTTTGTGTGACCAGTTGCCTTTTAGTTCTTGGGTGGGTAAGAGCCAATTACagtattttatttcaaagaagtggtgttttttttgtttgtttttgtttttgagacagagtattgctctgtctcccaggctggagtgcagtggcataatcacggctcactgcagccttgacctcctaggctcaagtgatcctcccgcctcagtctctacagtagctgggaccacagaacatgccaccactctcggctaagttttgcatttttttgtagagacagcgttttgccatgttgcacaggcctcaaacttctggactcaagtgatccacctgctttggcctcccaaagtgctgggattacaggcgtgagctaccaccacacccagccccccgcccccccccctttttttttttgccttgagacagggtctcactttgttgcccaggctggaatgcagtggcacactcatagccccctgcagccttgacctccctgactcaagcaatcctccacctgtGCCCCCAAGTACCtgggtacctgggactacaggtgcatgccataatgcccagctgatttttacattttttgggcCCGGTGTGGCagctaacacctgtaattccagcactttgggaggccaaggtgggtggatcacttcaggtcaggaattcgagaccagcctggccaacatagtgaaaccttgtctctactaaaactgcaatcacttgaacccgtgaggtggagattgcagtgagtccagcctgggcaacagagtgagactctgtctcaaaaaaaaaaaaaaaaaattaacattttttgtagatacaggtctcactctgttgtccaggctggtctccaactcctggattcaagctgtcctcccaccttggcctaccaaagtgctgggattacaggcgtgagccactgcatccagccaagtgtattatatttttaagcaCTGGGATACTCCAGCGTGACATTAGCAAACTGTATAGTTACTAAAAGAATGAAGTAGCATATATTCAGGGCATTTTGAATCTATGCTCcagagaaaaagtaaattatgaaaaaaattaggctgggcattgtggctcatgcttataattccagcactttaggaggccaaggcaggtggattgtttgagcccagaagttcgagaccagcctaggcaacatggcaaaacccatctctacaaaaaatacaaaaattagccgggagtggtagcatgcacttgtggtcctagctactccagaggctaaggtgggagaatcgcttgagtctgggaggttgaggctgcagtgagccatgatcgcgccactgcactccagcctgggtgagacagagcgagactctgtctcccaaaaaaataaataaataaataaataatgaggtAGATTTCGAGATGCTGACATGAAAAGATTTCCAAACTATTACtaggaaatgcaaaaatcactcTTTTACCTGAATCCcaaacacaaagcagtttgttcATGTCAAGTGAATACAGATATATAGTTAGGGTGTGGGGAGAATAACCATATTAaccatattttaaattacttaatttaTAAAAGCAGTTCATTGTTGccccaaataaaaatgttttcctctgcAGTTTTATATAAGCAAATTTTGtaattacaaaataaacacaGCTCATTATTTGGTCCAAATAGGTGGAAAACATCAGAAAGAAACAAGTTTCAAGTTATCTTATATTGGGAACATATATTCAGAGCAACTTGAATATGTATCTCCCAGCTTGCAGTCCTCTAttttggcccaaataaactctctctctctacacacacacacacacacaaacatatttcttttttttttttttttttttttgagaaagagtctcgcgctgtcgccaggctggagtacagtggcgtgatgtcagctcactgcaacctccacctcctgggttcaagcaattctgctgcctcagcctcccaagtagctgggactgcaggcgcgcaccaccacgcccagctaatttttgtatttttagtagagacagggtttcaccttgttggccaggatggtctcaatctcctgacctcgtgatctgcctgcctcagcctcccaaagtgctgggactacaggtgtgagtcaccacgcctggctatgtATTTTTCTTCCATTAAACAGTATTTAAAATCGTGAAAACCTACCAAACAAAACTGAACCTTGGGAAtagaaaaattttacatttagagTAATTGGCTTTGCTATTATTTGAAGATCCAGAATAACACAGTGATACAGAAACATCCCCATCGAAAGCATTTCTAATGTTCATGCCTCTGGAAAAAGACAACATTTTTGACTCATTGCAAATAATacaccaaatattttaatttttagttatcccaaggaatatataatggaaatgGTTATGATTAAAATACAGAAGAtttgcagccgggcgcggtggctcacgcctgtaatcccagcactttgggaggccgaggcgggtggatcacaaggtcaggagatcgagaccatcctggctaacacggtgaaaccccatctctattaaacatacaaaaaattagccgggcgtggtggcaggcacctgtaggcccagctactcgggaggctgaggcaggagaatggcatgaacccaggaggtggagcttgcagtgagtgagccgccccactgcagtccagcctgggcgacagtgcaagactccatctcaaaaaacaaccagAAGATTTGCATAAACTTGCCTTTTCACTCTAATGACTGATGAAATGACTAATGAACTGAAAAAGTTACTGACCTCAGAGGCTCTGAAGATTTTGGAAAATTGTCAGTGAACACTGAAAACTTCAATACATATATTTAGGATTTATTTGTAAAGTTCTGACCTTGAAAGCCACAAAACGGTCTCTTTATGATTATTTTCATGTAATGCATATAATATTATCATTATATATGTTCCACTACTcatgatttttttccaaaaatttaacACTGAGAGCCTGGTCCAGTACAAAGTAAAGCAAAAGAGTTACATGCTGTTGTTCCATCAGccttagaaaaatgtgatgatTAGTGAAGTAATTACAAATCTATTTCAGGCTTCAAAGATATAAAATACAGTTGCCCTAATCCCATTTTCGTcgtttattttctaaaatgttagcATACTTGAAAATcagattaaaatgtattattgaatattttcttaattgcttGTCCACAAAGTTTTCTTCCCACATTGTGggttattttcatatttactaAAACAGTTACAGGAGAACAACTGCCCTTTCCTAAATGTCCCACTTCTGATGACATAAACAGATACTcagtttcatattttatattctaaCAAACTACCTTAGCTAGCCCAGCTATTTATTTTACCACTTTTGGAAGGTTTCCAATTAGCCACTTCTCATAGAGATACCCAACTCAAAAATTACACATGTAACTTCCTAGcaaatttctagaaaaacaagaaggaaaagtAAAGTTTTCTGGTAAGTTAAAGCCCAAAGTCTaatacttaatttttctttttttttgatacagagttttgctcttgttgcccaggctggagtgcagtggcaagatttcggctcactgcaacctccacctcctgcgttcaagtgattctcctgcctcagcctcccaagtagctgggattacaggcgtctgccaccacgcccagctaatttttgcatttttaatagtgacggggtttcgccatgttggtcaggctggtctcaaagtcctcacctcagatgatccacccgccttggccccccaaagtgctgggattacaagcgtcagccaccgcacccagccaactaatacttaatttttaatatataatccgTGCAGCTAGTGTTGTTTGTCAGCACTCAACTCTTGTTTATGTTaaaagagctaaaaaaaattacatgtaacATTAACAAAAACCACCAATTGTTCATTTATGAGTTTAAAGAATCTTTAGAACTTCaaattttaagtttgttttgttttgttttgagacggagactcgctcggtcgcccaggctagagtaccgtggcgcgatcttggctcactgaaagcttcgcctcccgggttcaagcgattctccttcctcagcctcccgagcagctaagactacaagcgcccgctaccatgcccggctaatttttgtatttttagtagagacgggatttcaccatattggccaggctggtctagaactcctggcctcaagtgatctgccagcctcggcctcccaaaattctgggattacaggcgtgagccaccgcgcccggcccgtaaTAGCAAATTTTTAAAGTGAGATGGGATATTTCAAATATGAGGACTCCGGAAAGAATTGTTACCTCCAAAGAATCGTTGTTTACACCATAATACCACTCTCTCCAATGTCCATGGCTCTCTGGAGATTTTGCCAGTTCTATCACTGCATTGTTTGAAGAAATGCTAATCACAGGTTCTGTGGTACTCAATTTATTCTCTGGAGCAAACtgcaaaaagaaggaataaactaAGTCTTGCGCGGAGAAGCGTAATTTGTACCAGAGGGGATTCAAATCTCCTTGAAGACTTTGCGGCTGGATCCGAGGCACCTGAATGAGCAGAGTCAAGGTTTCTTTGTCCTGCTTACACAGTAACGGAGGACACAAAGGCTCCCCGCTCTTGGTCCCGGGACCACCCATGGCGCGGGCTGAACGCTCGCCGCCCGTGCCCTCCGACTCCTCGCGCGTTTCCACACTGCTATCTCCGCGCGCACTCTCTCTTCTCGCAGAAGAATCCCAGGCCAGGCCCCGGGAGGAAAAACAAGGGGAGCCTCCGCCACCAGGTGAGTTTTCTCCTCCGGGAGATGGCTCCTCCACGCTGCCCGGCGATGACCCCGCGTGCCTGCTCAAGTCCTGCTCCCCCGGCTTGGGGACACGCTCCTCTCCAGCGCCAGCCGGCGGAGGCGCCACCTCGGGGTCGCC
The genomic region above belongs to Pongo pygmaeus isolate AG05252 chromosome 15, NHGRI_mPonPyg2-v2.0_pri, whole genome shotgun sequence and contains:
- the DNAAF2 gene encoding protein kintoun isoform X1, with product MSKAAASSSLEDLDLSGEEVQRLTSAFQDPEFRRMFSQYAEELTDPENRRRYEAEITALERERGVEVRFVHPEPGHVLRTSLDGARRCFVNVCSNALVGAPSSRPGSGGDRGAAPGSHWSLPYSLAPGREYAGRSSSRYMVYDVVFHPDALALARRHEGFRQMLDATALEAVEKQFSVKLDRRNAKTLKAKYKGTPEAAVLRTPLPGVIPARPEREPKGPLPDFPYPYQYPAAAGNSAAPGPRAPSPPEAALQPAPTEPRYSVVQRHHVDLQDYRCSRDSAPSPVPHELVITIELPLLRSAEQAALEVTGKLLCLDSRKPDYRLRLSLPYPVDHGRGKAQFNKARRQLVVTLPVVLPAARREPAVAAAAPEESADRSGTDCQACASAREGEAGPAGSRAEDGGRDTCVAGAAGSGVTTLGDPEVAPPPAGAGEERVPKPGEQDLSRHAGSSPGSVEEPSPGGENSPGGGGSPCFSSRGLAWDSSARRESARGDSSVETREESEGTGGERSARAMGGPGTKSGEPLCPPLLCKQDKETLTLLIQVPRIQPQSLQGDLNPLWYKLRFSAQDLVYSFFLQFAPENKLSTTEPVISISSNNAVIELAKSPESHGHWREWYYGVNNDSLEERLFVNEENVNEFLEEVLSSPFKQSMSLTPPLIEVLQVTDNKIQINAKLQECSNSDQLQGKEERVNEESHLTEKEYIEHCNTSTTDSDSSIAVKALQIDSFGSVTCFQQESLDVSQMILGKSQQPESKMQSEFIKEKSATCSNEEKDNLNESVITEEKETDGDHLSSLLKKTTVHNIPGFDSIKETNMQDGSVQVIKDHVTNCAFSFQNSLLYDLD